A stretch of Gemmatimonas aurantiaca T-27 DNA encodes these proteins:
- a CDS encoding Zn-dependent hydrolase, with protein MLRRTFLQQAAALAAVPALGGTIVRGYRGQPTPLRVNGERLNGMLAQFDRIGRTAGGINRVAYSDADLAGRKFTLDLFRQSGLTPRLDTLGNIIARVPGTDAKLSPIMIGSHIDSVTDGGNYDGPVGSFSAIEVARSLAEQRVRLRHPIDVVVWQNEEGGTVGSQGFIGLLKPEDLSKVARSGKTLREGITLIGGDPDRIGESVKRKGDVACYIELHIEQGGLLERGSRQIGVVEGIVGLRWFEVTIKGFSNHAGTTPMDQRQDAMLAAARFTVAVNEAVRSEPGRQVATVGRMNVTPNTTNVIPGQVVMTIDLRDIDGAKLERFAARFRQIAKEIGDATRTEFSFAINANSQPALADPRVMDVVQASAAALQLTHQRMPSGAGHDAQEVAHIAPMGMIFVPSVGGISHSPREFTKPEDVAHGANVLLNAVIAADRALA; from the coding sequence ATGCTTCGTCGCACTTTCCTGCAGCAGGCTGCCGCACTGGCCGCGGTTCCGGCCCTGGGTGGTACCATCGTGCGTGGCTATCGTGGGCAGCCAACGCCACTCCGGGTCAACGGGGAACGCCTGAACGGCATGCTCGCCCAGTTCGATCGCATCGGACGCACGGCAGGTGGCATCAATCGTGTGGCGTACAGCGACGCGGATCTGGCGGGGCGGAAGTTCACGCTCGATCTCTTTCGGCAGAGTGGTCTCACACCGCGGCTCGACACTCTCGGCAACATCATCGCGCGTGTGCCGGGCACCGATGCGAAACTGTCGCCCATCATGATCGGGTCGCACATCGACTCGGTGACCGATGGTGGCAACTACGACGGGCCCGTGGGATCGTTCAGTGCCATTGAGGTGGCCCGGTCGCTGGCCGAGCAGCGGGTGCGGCTGCGGCATCCCATCGATGTGGTGGTGTGGCAGAACGAAGAAGGGGGCACCGTCGGCAGTCAGGGGTTCATCGGCTTGCTCAAGCCCGAGGACCTGTCGAAGGTGGCACGCTCAGGCAAGACACTGCGCGAAGGCATCACGCTCATTGGCGGTGATCCTGACCGCATTGGCGAAAGTGTGAAGCGGAAGGGTGATGTCGCCTGTTACATCGAATTGCACATCGAGCAGGGTGGTTTGCTGGAACGGGGCAGCCGACAGATCGGCGTGGTGGAAGGCATCGTGGGGCTGCGCTGGTTCGAGGTGACCATCAAGGGGTTCTCCAATCATGCCGGCACCACGCCCATGGATCAGCGGCAGGATGCCATGCTGGCCGCGGCGCGTTTCACGGTGGCGGTGAACGAAGCCGTTCGCAGCGAACCCGGGCGGCAAGTGGCGACGGTGGGGCGCATGAATGTCACACCCAACACCACCAACGTGATTCCCGGTCAGGTGGTGATGACCATCGACCTGCGCGACATCGACGGGGCAAAGCTGGAACGTTTCGCGGCGCGCTTTCGTCAGATTGCCAAGGAGATTGGCGACGCGACACGTACGGAATTCAGCTTTGCGATCAACGCCAACAGCCAGCCGGCCTTGGCCGACCCACGTGTGATGGATGTGGTGCAGGCGAGTGCTGCAGCGCTGCAGCTCACCCATCAGCGCATGCCCAGCGGGGCCGGGCACGATGCGCAGGAAGTGGCGCACATCGCCCCGATGGGCATGATCTTCGTGCCCAGTGTTGGCGGGATCAGTCATTCGCCACGTGAGTTCACGAAGCCGGAAGACGTGGCGCACGGTGCGAATGTGCTGCTCAATGCGGTCATCGCTGCCGATCGCGCGCTTGCCTGA
- the map gene encoding type I methionyl aminopeptidase, protein MTIEHASELDAMQRVGALVARTLNTMTQAVRPGVTTGELDEVAAACARAAGGRSAPQLTYDFPGFTCISVNDEIVHGIPGPRVLRDGDVVTLDVTLELDGFMADSARTVIVGTGPRGAEQLVRTAHLALEAGLAAARPGKRVRDVGAAIDRTVRSYGARVFKELSGHGIGRQLHEEPSVPNWDDPSASMVLHEGLVIAVEPMIAGRVARVVEDDDGWTYRTHNGTVAVHEEHTIMIRNGEPLILTQV, encoded by the coding sequence ATGACCATCGAACACGCTTCGGAGCTGGATGCCATGCAGCGGGTGGGGGCACTGGTGGCCCGTACCCTGAACACCATGACTCAGGCCGTGCGCCCGGGAGTCACCACGGGGGAACTCGACGAGGTGGCCGCGGCGTGTGCCCGCGCCGCCGGCGGCCGGTCGGCGCCGCAGCTCACCTATGACTTCCCCGGGTTCACCTGCATCAGTGTGAACGACGAAATCGTGCATGGCATTCCCGGGCCGCGCGTGTTGCGCGACGGGGATGTGGTGACACTCGACGTGACGCTGGAGCTCGATGGATTCATGGCCGACAGTGCGCGCACGGTGATCGTGGGCACGGGCCCTCGTGGTGCGGAGCAGCTCGTACGAACCGCGCATCTCGCCCTCGAAGCCGGCCTCGCGGCGGCCCGCCCAGGCAAGCGGGTGCGCGATGTGGGCGCCGCCATCGATCGCACGGTGCGCAGCTACGGCGCACGGGTGTTCAAGGAATTGAGCGGACATGGCATTGGACGCCAATTGCACGAAGAACCGTCGGTGCCGAACTGGGACGATCCCTCGGCCTCCATGGTGTTGCACGAAGGTTTGGTGATTGCGGTGGAGCCCATGATCGCCGGTCGTGTGGCCCGTGTGGTGGAAGACGATGACGGGTGGACATACCGCACGCACAACGGCACCGTCGCCGTGCACGAAGAGCACACGATCATGATCCGCAATGGTGAGCCGCTGATCCTGACGCAGGTCTGA
- a CDS encoding putative inward rectifier potassium channel protein yields MTAPATDHLNDTDAADISAPAPPADSDLGFGRVVAQQTRGRFLSKDGRATARKFGLGGQRTEHLYLRALNVPWGTFLLWTVGAVLLMNGIFALGYGSLGSGAIAGAGTLGLDDPFMRAFVYSVGAFTTTGTDGLHAMGSAAHLLTIMQSLIGPLTGMIIAGLVIARLTRPRARLRFSESAVIAPYEGGRGLMFRFVNELPSELTDVTVSVNLFWYEDIDGKRERNFHVLTLEREHVAFFPLHWTVVHPITADSPMRGVTPERLCSGDTEILVLITAHEETFSTHVSVRASYRWDEVSWDAKFANIFTTAGDDALAIDVDRLSRFDRLPEGTTRIPAPAEGAPISA; encoded by the coding sequence ATGACCGCGCCCGCAACTGATCACCTGAACGACACCGACGCCGCCGACATCTCGGCGCCCGCCCCGCCCGCTGATTCCGACCTGGGCTTCGGCCGGGTCGTGGCTCAACAGACCCGCGGACGATTCCTCTCCAAAGACGGTCGGGCCACCGCCCGGAAGTTCGGACTCGGAGGACAACGCACCGAACATCTCTACCTGCGCGCGCTGAATGTGCCGTGGGGCACATTCCTGCTGTGGACGGTGGGCGCGGTCCTGCTGATGAACGGCATCTTTGCGCTGGGTTATGGCTCGCTGGGCAGTGGCGCAATCGCTGGCGCGGGCACCTTGGGCCTCGACGACCCGTTCATGCGGGCCTTCGTGTACAGCGTGGGCGCGTTCACGACCACGGGCACCGACGGCCTGCATGCCATGGGCAGCGCCGCTCATCTGCTCACCATCATGCAGTCGCTGATCGGTCCGCTCACCGGCATGATCATCGCCGGCCTTGTCATCGCGCGCCTCACCCGCCCCCGCGCGCGTCTGCGTTTCAGCGAGTCGGCCGTGATCGCGCCATACGAAGGCGGACGTGGACTGATGTTCCGCTTCGTGAACGAGTTGCCCAGCGAACTCACCGATGTGACGGTGAGCGTCAATCTCTTCTGGTACGAAGACATCGATGGCAAGCGCGAACGCAACTTCCACGTGCTCACTCTGGAGCGTGAACACGTGGCGTTTTTCCCGCTGCATTGGACGGTGGTGCATCCCATCACCGCCGATAGCCCGATGCGTGGCGTGACGCCGGAGCGCCTGTGCAGCGGAGACACGGAAATCCTCGTGCTCATCACCGCCCACGAAGAGACGTTCTCCACGCATGTCTCCGTGCGGGCGTCCTATCGATGGGATGAGGTCAGCTGGGATGCGAAGTTTGCCAACATCTTCACGACCGCCGGTGACGACGCACTGGCCATCGATGTGGATCGTCTGAGTCGTTTCGATCGACTGCCCGAAGGCACCACCCGCATCCCGGCGCCGGCCGAAGGCGCTCCCATCAGCGCCTGA
- a CDS encoding Na+/H+ antiporter, protein MNSHSPILIGIAFAALVAALTAFGRRLPVPAPVLQVLAGLALGFIPSVTVPELEPDLVFFVFLPPILWAAAYFTSLREFKANRRPIALLAIGLVVVTTVGVAVVARALFPGMPWAVAIALGAIVSPPDAVAAAAVVSRLPVPRRVIVILEGESLVNDASALVLYRSAVVAAVAGVFSFGESIVRFFVDAGIGTLIGLAVGWLIIRGARRTRDELAETLLILAAPYAAWMLAETLHVSAVLACVAGGLYTRQHLSTAVGPKSRLQSNAVWDVLVFVLNAMIFVLLGMQFAKLLRTSEAAELPELLMPGLVISIVVIVVRLLWVPIATYLPRWLDRSIARRDPAPPVRSLVLVAWTSMRGIVSLATALALPLTLADGSAFPFREQLLYVTMVVILVTLVVQGCSLAPIIRSFKFAPETRQHDEERFARLEAMRRAAEELEDAAREGSLSEADVAWLRHELRERKEHHRDPHGAHARHEVRARMREAERRLLVRLRNEGAISDEVLRELERELDFDALRGEHVDAGSHGAVAHTAAR, encoded by the coding sequence GTGAACTCGCATTCTCCCATCCTGATCGGCATCGCGTTCGCGGCCCTGGTGGCTGCGCTCACCGCGTTCGGACGCCGCTTGCCGGTGCCGGCGCCGGTGCTACAGGTGCTGGCCGGCCTCGCGCTCGGGTTCATCCCGAGTGTGACGGTGCCCGAACTGGAACCCGATCTCGTCTTCTTCGTGTTCCTGCCGCCCATCCTCTGGGCCGCGGCGTACTTCACCTCGTTGCGTGAGTTCAAGGCCAATCGCCGACCGATCGCGCTGTTGGCGATCGGGTTGGTGGTGGTGACCACCGTTGGTGTGGCGGTGGTGGCCCGCGCGCTGTTCCCCGGGATGCCATGGGCGGTGGCCATCGCGCTGGGCGCCATTGTCTCGCCTCCCGATGCCGTGGCGGCTGCGGCCGTGGTGTCGCGCCTGCCGGTGCCACGTCGCGTGATCGTGATTCTCGAGGGAGAGAGCCTCGTCAACGATGCGTCGGCCCTCGTGTTGTATCGGTCCGCGGTTGTCGCCGCCGTGGCCGGCGTGTTCAGCTTCGGCGAATCGATCGTGCGGTTTTTCGTGGACGCCGGCATTGGCACGTTGATCGGCCTGGCTGTGGGATGGCTGATCATTCGTGGCGCGCGGCGGACACGTGATGAGCTGGCCGAAACCCTGCTCATTCTCGCGGCACCCTATGCGGCCTGGATGCTCGCTGAAACGCTGCACGTGTCGGCGGTGCTCGCCTGTGTGGCCGGTGGTCTCTACACGCGCCAGCATCTCTCCACCGCGGTCGGCCCCAAGTCGCGTCTGCAGTCGAACGCGGTGTGGGATGTGCTCGTGTTCGTGCTGAATGCGATGATCTTCGTGCTACTCGGCATGCAATTCGCCAAACTGCTCCGCACCAGTGAAGCGGCGGAATTGCCGGAGCTGCTCATGCCCGGGCTGGTGATTTCGATCGTGGTGATCGTGGTGCGTCTGTTGTGGGTGCCGATCGCCACCTATCTGCCGCGCTGGCTCGATCGTTCGATCGCGCGACGTGACCCCGCGCCACCGGTGCGGTCGCTGGTGCTGGTGGCCTGGACGAGCATGCGTGGCATCGTGTCGTTGGCCACGGCGCTGGCTCTCCCGCTCACGCTGGCCGATGGCAGTGCGTTCCCGTTTCGCGAGCAACTGCTGTACGTGACGATGGTGGTCATCCTCGTCACGTTGGTCGTGCAGGGCTGCTCGCTGGCGCCGATCATTCGGTCATTCAAGTTCGCGCCGGAAACCCGGCAGCATGACGAAGAACGGTTCGCCAGGCTGGAAGCAATGCGCCGTGCTGCCGAAGAGCTGGAAGACGCCGCGCGGGAAGGCTCCCTCAGTGAGGCAGACGTGGCCTGGCTCCGGCATGAACTGCGCGAGCGCAAGGAACATCATCGCGATCCCCATGGGGCGCATGCACGCCACGAGGTGCGGGCGCGCATGCGGGAAGCCGAACGCCGCTTGCTGGTGCGGCTGCGCAATGAGGGGGCCATCTCGGACGAGGTGCTGCGCGAATTGGAACGGGAGCTGGACTTTGACGCCCTGCGCGGCGAGCACGTGGATGCCGGGTCCCATGGCGCAGTGGCCCACACCGCCGCGCGGTAG
- a CDS encoding NADH:flavin oxidoreductase/NADH oxidase, with amino-acid sequence MSALFSPLTLRGVTLRNRVGVSPMCQYSSTDGMATDWHLVHLGAFASGGAGLVITEATAVLPEGRISPQDLGIWSDAHVPMLRRITDFIHEQGSVAGIQLAHAGRKASTRRPWSGHGAAPVSEGGWDNVMAPSAVAFAPDYPQPHALTLDGIAQVVEAFVAGARRALDAGFQVAEVHAAHGYLIHQFLSPLANQRTDQYGGSFENRIRLACEVSAAVRGVWPDNLPVIVRISATDWADGGWDIEESIQLADRLRALGVDLIDCSTGGLAAHQQITIGPGYQVPFARRIRHEGKIPTAAVGLITEAQQAEDIITNGDADMVLLAREVLRNPHWPLLAAHQLGDAGSWPSQYLRARPR; translated from the coding sequence ATGTCCGCGCTCTTTTCGCCGCTCACACTTCGTGGTGTCACCCTGCGCAATCGCGTGGGCGTCTCGCCGATGTGCCAGTACTCGTCCACCGACGGCATGGCCACCGATTGGCATCTGGTGCACCTCGGGGCTTTTGCCTCGGGTGGTGCGGGCCTCGTGATCACCGAGGCCACGGCCGTCTTGCCCGAAGGGCGCATCTCGCCCCAGGACCTTGGCATCTGGTCCGATGCACACGTGCCGATGCTGCGACGCATCACCGATTTCATTCACGAACAAGGCAGCGTGGCTGGCATCCAACTGGCCCATGCGGGCCGCAAGGCCAGCACCCGTCGCCCATGGTCCGGACATGGTGCAGCGCCAGTATCAGAGGGGGGCTGGGACAATGTGATGGCGCCGAGTGCGGTGGCGTTTGCCCCCGACTATCCGCAGCCGCACGCCCTCACGCTCGACGGCATCGCGCAGGTCGTTGAGGCCTTTGTCGCCGGCGCCCGCCGAGCCCTGGACGCCGGATTCCAGGTGGCGGAGGTGCATGCGGCACACGGCTACCTGATCCACCAGTTCCTGTCTCCGCTCGCCAACCAGCGCACCGATCAATACGGCGGCTCGTTCGAGAACCGTATCCGGCTTGCCTGCGAAGTGTCCGCCGCGGTCCGTGGCGTATGGCCCGACAACCTTCCGGTGATCGTGCGCATCTCGGCCACCGACTGGGCCGATGGCGGATGGGATATCGAGGAGTCCATCCAACTCGCCGACCGCCTGCGAGCCTTGGGAGTCGATCTCATCGACTGCTCAACCGGCGGCCTCGCGGCACATCAGCAGATCACGATCGGCCCTGGTTATCAGGTGCCGTTTGCGCGCCGCATTCGCCATGAGGGCAAGATCCCCACGGCAGCCGTTGGCCTGATCACCGAAGCACAGCAGGCCGAGGACATCATCACGAACGGCGACGCCGACATGGTGCTGCTGGCCCGAGAGGTCCTGCGCAATCCGCATTGGCCGCTGCTGGCCGCACATCAACTCGGCGACGCTGGATCGTGGCCGTCACAGTACCTGCGCGCGCGGCCACGGTAG